The sequence TTTTTGAAAGCAGAGCTTCAGGGGCAGAATCAAAATTACAAGTAAAATTGGCTCAGTTGAGATATGAAATGGCAAGAGCTAAAGAAAAAGTTAGACTTGCAAACATGGGTGAACAGCCTGGATTTATGGGAATAGGGAAATTCGAGGTTGACGTGTATTATAATGATATTAAACATAGAATGCAGACAATAAGATCAAAGCTCGAAAAAGCTGGAAAACAAAGAGAACTTCACAGACAGGGAAGAAAAAGAATGGGATTCAAGACAATATCACTTGCAGGTTATACTTCTGCAGGAAAAACTACATTGTTTAACAAAACTACAGGTGAAACAAAAACTCAAAGTAAAGAACTTTTCACAACTCTTACTACAACAACACGAAGAGTAATGATTGATCAAGAGCCATTTTTAATTGCAGATACAGTTGGTTTTATCAGCAAACTGCCAGCGTATATGATTGATGCATTCAAATCTACACTAGAAGAATTGATACATACGGATGTAATCATTCTGGTAATTGATATTAATGATTCAATATCTGAATTGAAAAAGAAATTTTCTAGTTGTATGAGAACTTTAAATGAATTAGGGGTAGAACAAAACAAGATAATTTATGCACTAAACAAGTCAGATTTATTAAAAAATGAAGAAATAGAAAGAAAAGTTGAATATCTCAATTTAACTGAAAATAAAAAATTGATTTCAGTATCTGCAAAAACTGGAAAAAACATATCACAATTAAAAAAATTGATCAAAGAAATTACAGAAAGTCAGAATTACCATAAACCAAAAAAGAATGCATGGGAAGGAGCGAATAAAACATTTGGTAATTGAAGTAGTTAGGATAGGACAACGTGTTGTAAGAGATGACAGAGTAACCACACATGTAGCACTTGTTTCAAGAGGATTTGGTGCTGAGCGAATTTACATGACAGAAGTAAATCCAGAGATCAAAGATACTATTGAAAAGATCAACAATACTTGGGGAGGTAATTTTCAGATTGAATTTATTGAAAAATGGAAAACGATTGTGAAAAAGAAAAAAGATGAAGGTTTCAAAATTGTTCATCTATCAATGTATGGTGAAAATATCAATGATGCTGAAGAAAAAATTGGAGA comes from Nitrosopumilus oxyclinae and encodes:
- a CDS encoding tRNA (cytidine(56)-2'-O)-methyltransferase, with product MVIEVVRIGQRVVRDDRVTTHVALVSRGFGAERIYMTEVNPEIKDTIEKINNTWGGNFQIEFIEKWKTIVKKKKDEGFKIVHLSMYGENINDAEEKIGDEENLLIVVGAEKVPREIYELADYNVGVGSQPHSEISALAILLDRIQKGKQFEKEFPNAKRKIIPTKKGKNVQVKETRD
- the hflX gene encoding GTPase HflX, with the protein product MNSAILITYDQEDSINEAKGLCDAAGYEVVHVITQDYLQKPKYGISGGVLEQLQEIADKLRPDIIVFDEILKPSQNYNLATELHREVLDREALILEIFESRASGAESKLQVKLAQLRYEMARAKEKVRLANMGEQPGFMGIGKFEVDVYYNDIKHRMQTIRSKLEKAGKQRELHRQGRKRMGFKTISLAGYTSAGKTTLFNKTTGETKTQSKELFTTLTTTTRRVMIDQEPFLIADTVGFISKLPAYMIDAFKSTLEELIHTDVIILVIDINDSISELKKKFSSCMRTLNELGVEQNKIIYALNKSDLLKNEEIERKVEYLNLTENKKLISVSAKTGKNISQLKKLIKEITESQNYHKPKKNAWEGANKTFGN